Part of the Bacteroidales bacterium genome, GCGGTAACTGTTTACCGTCTGGCCCATGCCTTGCATGAACTTGGTGTTCCGGTTATGCCGCGTATGATGACGGAATATGCCCATTCACGTACCGGCATCGACATCCACCCTGCAGCCCGCATCGGCAGGAAATTTTTCATTGATCACGGCACCGGAGTTGTCATCGGAGAAACTACAGAAATTGGTGAAGATGTAAAAATCTATCAGGGGGTTACCCTCGGAGCACTGCATGTTGATAAAAAACTCAGCGACCGGAAACGGCATCCGACCATAGGTGACAGAGTAATTATCTATGCCGGCAGCACCATCCTTGGAGGAACTACTGTGATTGGCCATGATTCCATCATCGGAGGGAATGTATGGCTTACGTCAAGTGTTGACCCGTACACAGTAGTATACAGAAAACCAAAAGTAATGTACCGTAACCAGAAGGGATTTTCTGAACCTATTGACTGGGTTATTTGATAATAACAAGGAAATATACTATGAAAATTGAAGCTACCTTAAACACTCTTTTGGTCTGCCGATTTTGTTGTACCGGCCTCAGGTTGCCGGTATACTGAAAAACATTCAACAATTTTTACCCAATCTGTGTTTTCCTGGCACAGAAGCAGAAATTCAAACGATATGATTCTTACAAAACAAAAAAACAGTTATGAAAGCACAAACGATACTTGATACCATAGGTAATACCCCCCATGTTCGCATCAACCGGCTGTATGAAAAGGGATATGAAGTATGGATGAAACTGGAAAGGGGAAATCCGGGAGGAAGTATTAAGGACAGAATTGCACTCTCCATGGTAGAAGATGCAGAAAAGAAAGGCATCCTAACTCCCGGTGCGGTGATTATTGAGCCAACTTCAGGCAATACGGGAATAGGATTAGCCATGGTTGCCGCTGTTAAGGGGTACCGTCTTATTCTGGTGATGCCGGAATCAATGTCAGTGGAGCGAAGACGCATCATGGCCGTTTATGGTGCGGAATTTGAACTGACGCCCCGGGAAAAAGGGATGCCGGGAGCCATAGCCCGGGCAAAAGAACTGGCACTGGCCATTCCTGGCGCATGGATTCCTTCGCAGTTTGACAATGAATCCAATATCCGCATCCATAAAGAAACCACCGCCCGCGAAATTCTGGCAGATTTCCCTGACGGTTTCGATGTGCTCATTACCGGGGTCGGAACCGGTGGCCATATAACCGGCGTTGGTGAAGTGCTGAAAAGGAAATTCCCTGCTCTCAAAGTATTTGCCGTGGAACCTGAATTGTCGCCCGTCATCAGCGGAGGTTCGCCTGCACCACATCCCATTCAGGGTATCGGAGCAGGTTTTATTCCGCAGAATCTTCACCGGGAAATCCTCGATGGTGTAATTACCGTGTCAAAAGAAGAGGCATTTGAGTTTGCCCGGCGCGCTGCCAGGGAAGAAGGCATCTTTATCGGCATATCCTCCGGGGCCTCTTTGGCGGCCGTAAACAAAAAACTGAAAGAATTCAGCAAGGGCACCCGTATCCTTACTTTCTGCTACGATACCGGAGAACGGTATCTTTCAATCGATGGGCTTTTCTGAATCTTCCGGGTTCGGGATTCTGAACTGACAAAACGGAAAGGGAGAAACTGCTTCTCCCTTATTCTTTACCATTTTCCTGACACTTCAGAACCACCGATTTTTCGTATTTTAGTGCCCTGAAAGACATCCAGCGTATGAAGATTGCAGTCGATTTTGACGGAACAATCGTTGAAAACAAATTCCCCGGCATCGGCAGGGAGAAGATATTTGCCTTCCGTACCCTTCGGGAGCTTCAGAGACAGGGACATCAGATTATCCTCTGGAC contains:
- a CDS encoding serine acetyltransferase, producing AVTVYRLAHALHELGVPVMPRMMTEYAHSRTGIDIHPAARIGRKFFIDHGTGVVIGETTEIGEDVKIYQGVTLGALHVDKKLSDRKRHPTIGDRVIIYAGSTILGGTTVIGHDSIIGGNVWLTSSVDPYTVVYRKPKVMYRNQKGFSEPIDWVI
- the cysK gene encoding cysteine synthase A; translation: MKAQTILDTIGNTPHVRINRLYEKGYEVWMKLERGNPGGSIKDRIALSMVEDAEKKGILTPGAVIIEPTSGNTGIGLAMVAAVKGYRLILVMPESMSVERRRIMAVYGAEFELTPREKGMPGAIARAKELALAIPGAWIPSQFDNESNIRIHKETTAREILADFPDGFDVLITGVGTGGHITGVGEVLKRKFPALKVFAVEPELSPVISGGSPAPHPIQGIGAGFIPQNLHREILDGVITVSKEEAFEFARRAAREEGIFIGISSGASLAAVNKKLKEFSKGTRILTFCYDTGERYLSIDGLF